From one Phocaeicola salanitronis DSM 18170 genomic stretch:
- a CDS encoding Rpn family recombination-promoting nuclease/putative transposase, whose amino-acid sequence MCSEGIFERYINFYTDFAFKKLFGTEINKDLLISFLNALLHGKEEIKEITYLNAERLGTQEYDRRAVFDVYCKNEKGEHFIVEMQKGEQQFFKDRSIYYSTFAIREQAPRGVWNYGLKGIYTIGILNFTIYPDNTDFYHEVKLTDLATKEVFYDKLTFIYLEMPKFTKKENELETLFDKWLYVIHNLATLMERPQALQERVFTHLFEVAEIAKFNRKERYEYEESLKNYRDWFSVMETAENKGIAKGIAKGMAQGVEIGEKRKAVEMAKQMRTDGMPVESIARYTGLSIEEIEEL is encoded by the coding sequence ATGTGTTCGGAAGGGATATTCGAAAGATACATCAATTTTTATACCGATTTTGCCTTCAAGAAGCTTTTCGGTACGGAAATCAATAAAGACCTGCTTATCAGCTTTCTCAATGCCCTGTTGCATGGAAAGGAAGAAATCAAGGAGATAACCTACTTGAACGCCGAACGTCTCGGCACGCAGGAGTACGACCGCCGTGCCGTATTCGATGTGTATTGTAAGAATGAGAAAGGCGAGCACTTTATTGTGGAGATGCAGAAAGGCGAACAACAGTTCTTCAAGGACCGGAGCATATACTATTCCACTTTTGCCATTCGCGAACAGGCGCCGCGCGGAGTATGGAATTACGGGCTGAAAGGCATTTATACTATAGGCATCTTGAATTTCACCATTTATCCCGATAATACGGATTTCTATCATGAAGTAAAACTGACCGACCTCGCAACGAAAGAGGTCTTTTACGACAAGCTGACATTCATTTACTTGGAAATGCCCAAGTTTACGAAAAAGGAAAACGAGCTTGAAACGCTTTTCGACAAGTGGCTGTATGTAATCCACAACCTCGCTACGTTGATGGAGCGTCCGCAAGCCTTGCAGGAGAGGGTGTTTACCCATTTGTTCGAAGTTGCCGAGATAGCGAAATTCAACCGCAAAGAACGTTACGAGTACGAAGAAAGTCTGAAAAATTACCGCGATTGGTTTAGCGTAATGGAAACAGCCGAAAATAAAGGTATTGCGAAAGGGATAGCGAAGGGCATGGCGCAAGGCGTAGAGATAGGCGAAAAGCGCAAAGCCGTTGAAATGGCAAAACAGATGAGAACTGACGGAATGCCTGTCGAAAGCATTGCCCGCTATACAGGCTTGAGCATTGAAGAGATAGAAGAATTATAA
- a CDS encoding glycoside hydrolase family 97 protein, with translation MRKQAFLLLFALGMSSAWAQQATVSGPDNLLKVDVSVNEGIPFYSVTYKGKTMLEDSPLGFVSNVGDFSKGMAYTGQKTRSIEESYTMDRIKRSKVDYRANELTVTLQNADKKPIDITFRVSNNDVAFRYEIPRYGDTGSIVIQQEATGFDFPSYTTTFLCPQSDPMIGWKRTKPSYEEEYTPDAPLTQRSQYGRGFTFPGLFRIGNDGWVLVSETGVDSRYCASHLSDADTEGRFTIAFPMPEENNGNGTVAPGLALPGVTPWRTVTVGDDLKPIVETTVPWDVVEPRFTSEHDYQYGKGTWSWIVWQDASINYEDQVRFIDLASAMGFQYVLIDCAWDVNIGYEKMEELVAYAHSKHVDVFLWYSSSGYWNDIVQSPTNQMDNPIVRKKAMKWLKKIGVKGIKVDFFGGDKQETMRLYEAILSDADDYGLMVIFHGCTLPRGWERMYPNYVGSEAVLASENLVFQQHFDDMEAFNACLHPFIRNTVGCMEFGGTFLNKRYNRTNDGGSVRKTTDIFQLATAVLFQNPIQNFAITPNNLTDAPQLALDFLREVPTTWDETVFLDGYPGKYVVLARRHADRWYIAGINAGKEPLKLELNLPMCRKGDKISYYSDTKDRAPQQEDMEIKRPEKVKVTLQPEGGIILVK, from the coding sequence ATGAGAAAACAGGCATTTTTACTCCTCTTCGCCCTGGGCATGTCTTCCGCCTGGGCGCAACAAGCTACGGTATCCGGTCCGGACAACCTGCTGAAAGTAGATGTATCGGTAAACGAAGGAATACCGTTTTATTCAGTGACTTACAAAGGCAAAACGATGTTGGAGGACTCTCCGTTAGGCTTTGTCTCGAATGTAGGCGATTTCAGCAAAGGCATGGCATATACGGGGCAAAAGACCCGGAGCATCGAAGAAAGCTATACGATGGACCGCATCAAACGCTCGAAAGTGGATTATCGGGCGAACGAACTGACCGTAACGCTTCAAAACGCCGACAAGAAGCCCATCGACATCACGTTCCGGGTGAGCAATAACGATGTAGCTTTCCGCTACGAAATCCCCCGTTACGGCGATACCGGGAGCATCGTCATCCAGCAAGAGGCAACAGGATTCGACTTCCCCTCGTACACCACCACGTTCCTCTGCCCGCAAAGCGACCCGATGATAGGCTGGAAACGCACCAAACCCAGCTACGAAGAAGAATACACACCCGACGCTCCCCTCACCCAGCGTTCGCAATACGGACGGGGATTCACCTTCCCCGGCTTGTTCCGCATCGGGAATGACGGTTGGGTACTGGTGAGCGAAACCGGAGTAGATTCCAGATATTGCGCTTCGCACCTGAGCGATGCCGATACCGAAGGACGCTTCACCATCGCCTTCCCCATGCCCGAAGAAAACAACGGAAACGGCACCGTAGCACCGGGGCTGGCACTTCCGGGCGTCACTCCTTGGCGCACCGTCACGGTGGGAGATGACCTGAAGCCGATTGTAGAGACCACTGTGCCTTGGGACGTAGTAGAGCCACGCTTTACGTCGGAACATGACTATCAATACGGAAAAGGAACCTGGAGCTGGATTGTATGGCAAGACGCCAGCATCAATTACGAGGACCAAGTGCGTTTCATCGACCTTGCTTCGGCAATGGGATTCCAATATGTATTGATAGATTGCGCATGGGACGTGAATATCGGATATGAAAAGATGGAAGAACTTGTAGCCTATGCGCACTCCAAACACGTAGATGTATTCTTGTGGTACAGTTCCAGCGGCTATTGGAACGATATCGTACAAAGCCCGACCAACCAAATGGACAATCCGATCGTGCGTAAAAAGGCAATGAAATGGTTGAAGAAGATTGGCGTGAAAGGCATCAAGGTAGACTTCTTCGGAGGCGACAAGCAAGAAACCATGCGCCTGTACGAAGCCATCCTGAGCGATGCGGACGACTACGGCCTGATGGTTATCTTCCACGGCTGCACCCTGCCGCGCGGCTGGGAACGCATGTATCCCAACTACGTGGGAAGCGAAGCGGTACTGGCTTCGGAGAACCTGGTATTCCAGCAACATTTCGATGACATGGAAGCCTTCAATGCCTGCCTGCATCCGTTCATCCGCAATACCGTGGGCTGTATGGAGTTCGGCGGCACCTTCCTGAACAAGCGCTATAACCGCACGAACGACGGAGGAAGCGTCCGCAAGACCACCGACATCTTCCAGCTTGCCACGGCAGTCCTCTTCCAAAACCCGATACAGAACTTCGCCATTACGCCCAATAACCTGACCGATGCCCCCCAACTGGCACTCGACTTCCTGCGTGAAGTGCCTACTACATGGGACGAAACGGTATTCCTCGACGGCTATCCGGGCAAATACGTGGTACTGGCACGCCGGCATGCCGACCGCTGGTACATCGCCGGTATCAATGCCGGGAAGGAACCGTTGAAGCTGGAACTGAATCTCCCGATGTGCCGGAAAGGCGATAAAATATCTTACTATTCGGACACCAAGGACCGTGCCCCACAACAGGAAGACATGGAAATCAAACGTCCGGAAAAGGTGAAAGTGACGCTCCAGCCCGAAGGCGGCATCATCCTGGTGAAATAA
- a CDS encoding ATP-binding protein: MKYPIGIQSFDRIIEDGFVYVDKTELIYQLVKNGTIYFLSRPRRFGKSLLVSTLKCYFQGRKELFRGLAIDKLETEWAEYPVFHIDFNGTNFTQSGSLEDIVEGLVCTWEKEYGRTEEFEDIGKRFAYVLHQAHKRYGKRCVVLIDEYDKPILDVLDTGYKTTIDGKERLLEDWHREVLKGFYSTFKSADEDLQFVLLTGVTKFSQVSVFSGFNQPADISMASQYETLCGITQEELEHYFAEPIETLAKKCRTTPEGMKMILKRQYDGYHFSDNLTGVYNPFSLLNTFSMLQLRDYWFASGTPTYLVRLLNHTQEDLNELTGRYYRPEEFVDYKADVEKPLPMIYQSGYLTIKDYNLRRGTFLLDFPNNEVKNGFVSMVASSYLKPKESVDSWIQDVLDALEAGDLEQLRKLFTSFLASIPYSMRSKKDEAEKERFFHYTLYLIFRLISVYTVYTEKEQSQGRADCIVETDDYIYIFEFKRDGTADEALAQIEAKGYARPYEADPRTLYKIGVNFSSETGTVEEWKTI; encoded by the coding sequence ATGAAGTATCCGATAGGAATCCAGAGTTTCGACCGAATCATTGAAGACGGCTTTGTTTATGTAGACAAGACCGAGCTAATCTACCAGTTAGTGAAAAACGGTACGATTTATTTTCTGAGCCGCCCGCGCCGGTTCGGCAAAAGCCTGCTCGTGTCTACCCTGAAATGTTATTTCCAGGGAAGGAAAGAGCTTTTCCGTGGGCTTGCTATCGACAAGTTAGAGACGGAATGGGCGGAATATCCTGTGTTTCATATTGATTTCAATGGAACCAACTTTACGCAATCCGGAAGTTTGGAGGATATTGTGGAAGGTTTGGTCTGTACATGGGAAAAGGAATACGGACGGACTGAGGAATTTGAGGACATAGGCAAACGTTTCGCTTACGTGCTTCACCAGGCTCACAAGCGATATGGGAAAAGGTGCGTAGTGCTGATAGACGAATACGACAAGCCGATACTCGATGTGCTGGATACGGGCTATAAGACTACGATAGACGGAAAAGAACGTCTGTTGGAAGACTGGCACCGGGAAGTCCTAAAAGGATTCTATTCGACATTTAAGTCAGCCGATGAAGACCTGCAGTTTGTCCTATTGACGGGTGTGACCAAGTTCTCGCAGGTAAGCGTGTTCAGCGGGTTCAACCAGCCGGCAGATATCAGTATGGCTTCCCAGTATGAAACTTTGTGCGGCATCACGCAGGAGGAGTTGGAACATTATTTTGCCGAGCCTATCGAAACGCTGGCAAAAAAATGTCGGACTACTCCCGAAGGCATGAAAATGATATTGAAGCGCCAGTATGATGGATATCATTTCAGCGATAACCTGACAGGCGTATACAATCCATTCAGCCTGCTGAACACTTTTTCTATGCTGCAGCTACGTGATTACTGGTTTGCCAGCGGTACGCCTACTTACCTTGTCCGCCTGCTGAACCATACACAAGAAGACCTGAACGAACTGACCGGACGCTATTATCGTCCCGAAGAGTTTGTCGATTACAAGGCGGATGTGGAGAAACCCCTGCCCATGATTTACCAAAGCGGATATCTGACTATTAAGGACTACAACCTCCGCCGGGGTACGTTCCTGCTCGATTTCCCGAACAATGAGGTGAAGAACGGTTTTGTTTCCATGGTGGCATCCAGTTACTTGAAGCCGAAAGAAAGCGTGGACAGCTGGATACAGGACGTGCTGGACGCTTTGGAAGCAGGTGACTTGGAGCAGCTCCGTAAGCTGTTCACATCCTTTCTCGCCAGTATCCCCTATTCGATGCGCAGCAAGAAAGACGAGGCGGAGAAGGAACGTTTCTTCCACTATACGCTTTACCTTATCTTCCGCCTGATAAGCGTCTACACAGTCTATACCGAAAAGGAGCAGAGCCAGGGACGTGCCGACTGCATCGTGGAGACGGACGATTACATCTACATCTTCGAGTTCAAGCGCGACGGCACGGCGGACGAAGCCCTGGCGCAGATAGAGGCGAAGGGCTATGCCCGACCCTACGAAGCAGACCCGCGCACCTTATATAAAATAGGTGTGAACTTCTCTTCCGAAACGGGAACGGTAGAGGAATGGAAAACCATTTGA
- the cysS gene encoding cysteine--tRNA ligase, which yields MENKLIIYNTLSRRKEPFVPLHAPHVGMYVCGPTVYGDPHLGHARPAITFDILFRYLQHLGYKVRYVRNITDVGHLEHDADEGEDKIAKKARLEQLEPMEVVQYYLLRYHKAMEALNVLPPSIEPHASGHIIEQIKLVEEILKNGYAYESQGSVYFDVAKYNKDHHYGVLSGRNLDDVINTTRELDGQQEKHNPADFALWKCAQPEHIMRWPSPWSDGFPGWHCECTAMGRKYLGETFDIHGGGMDLIFPHHECEIAQAVASEGHPMVRYWMHNNMITINGQKMGKSLGNFITLEEFFTGSNKLLAQAYSPMTIRFFILQAHYRSTVDFSNEALQAAEKGLERLLEGIKNLERITPSASTSGIEPAGLREKCYEAMNDDLNTPIVISHLFDGIRMINTVLDKKATISAADLEELKSVFHLFAFDILGLKAEGENNAAREEAFSKVVDMLLEERMKAKANKDWATSDKIRDSLAALGFEVKDTKDGFTWRLNK from the coding sequence ATGGAAAATAAACTGATTATTTACAATACGTTGAGCCGCCGGAAGGAACCTTTTGTTCCTTTGCACGCCCCTCACGTGGGAATGTATGTATGCGGTCCTACCGTTTACGGAGACCCTCATTTGGGACACGCACGTCCTGCCATTACCTTTGATATCCTGTTCCGTTACCTGCAACATCTGGGCTATAAAGTGCGTTATGTACGCAACATTACCGATGTGGGCCATCTGGAGCACGATGCCGATGAAGGAGAAGACAAAATTGCCAAGAAAGCACGGCTGGAACAGCTGGAGCCGATGGAGGTGGTGCAGTATTACCTGCTCCGCTACCACAAGGCGATGGAAGCCCTCAATGTGCTTCCACCCAGCATCGAGCCGCACGCTTCGGGACACATCATCGAGCAAATCAAGCTGGTAGAGGAAATCCTGAAAAACGGATATGCCTACGAAAGCCAAGGTTCGGTGTACTTCGATGTGGCAAAATACAACAAAGACCACCATTATGGCGTGCTTTCGGGACGCAACCTGGATGATGTTATCAACACCACCCGCGAACTGGACGGGCAACAGGAAAAGCATAACCCAGCCGACTTCGCCCTGTGGAAATGCGCCCAGCCCGAACACATCATGCGCTGGCCTTCGCCATGGAGCGACGGTTTCCCCGGCTGGCATTGCGAATGTACCGCGATGGGACGCAAGTATCTGGGCGAGACATTCGATATACACGGAGGAGGCATGGACCTTATCTTCCCGCACCACGAATGCGAAATCGCGCAAGCCGTGGCTTCCGAAGGACATCCCATGGTACGCTATTGGATGCACAACAACATGATTACCATCAACGGGCAGAAGATGGGCAAATCGTTGGGTAATTTCATTACGCTCGAAGAGTTCTTTACCGGCTCGAACAAGCTCCTTGCCCAAGCGTATTCACCGATGACCATCCGTTTCTTCATCCTGCAAGCGCATTACCGCAGCACGGTGGACTTCAGCAACGAAGCCCTGCAAGCAGCCGAGAAGGGCTTGGAACGCCTGCTGGAAGGCATCAAGAACCTCGAGCGCATCACGCCGTCCGCTTCTACTTCAGGTATCGAACCTGCCGGCTTGCGTGAGAAATGCTACGAAGCGATGAACGATGACCTGAACACACCGATTGTCATCTCGCACCTCTTCGACGGCATCCGCATGATTAACACCGTACTTGATAAGAAAGCGACCATCAGTGCCGCCGACTTGGAGGAACTGAAGAGCGTATTCCACCTGTTCGCGTTCGATATTCTGGGATTGAAGGCAGAAGGTGAGAACAATGCCGCCCGCGAGGAAGCCTTCAGCAAGGTGGTAGACATGTTGCTGGAAGAACGCATGAAAGCCAAAGCCAACAAAGACTGGGCAACAAGTGATAAGATTCGCGATAGCCTTGCTGCATTAGGTTTCGAGGTAAAAGATACAAAAGACGGATTTACCTGGAGGCTGAATAAATAG